The following are encoded in a window of Geobacter metallireducens GS-15 genomic DNA:
- the oah gene encoding 6-oxocyclohex-1-ene-1-carbonyl-CoA hydratase, whose amino-acid sequence MARTDEIIARTAPGHLNDHNLIDREVESLCDGMVKYEKRPAKRHDGSVAEGIYNAWIILDNPKQYNSYTTDMVKAIILAFRRASVDRSVNAVVFTGVGDKAFCTGGNTKEYAEYYAGNPQEYRQYMRLFNDMVSAILGCDKAVISRVNGMRIGGGQEIGMACDFSIAQDLANFGQAGPKHGSAAIGGATDFLPLMVGCEQAMVSGTLCEPFSAHKAARLGIICDVVPALKVGGKFVANPTVVTDRYLDEYGRVVHGEFKAGAAFKEGQGQIKEGEIDLSLLDEKVESLCTKLLETFPECMTKSLEELRKPKLHAWNLNKENSRAWLALNMMNEARTGFRAFNEGTKETGREIDFVKLRQGLAKGTPWTEELIESLMPTAQK is encoded by the coding sequence ATGGCGAGAACAGACGAGATAATCGCAAGAACCGCACCGGGGCACCTGAACGACCACAATTTGATCGACCGTGAGGTTGAGAGCCTCTGCGACGGCATGGTGAAGTACGAGAAGCGGCCGGCAAAGCGTCATGACGGCAGTGTGGCAGAGGGGATTTACAACGCCTGGATCATCCTGGACAACCCCAAGCAGTACAACTCCTACACCACTGACATGGTCAAGGCAATCATCCTCGCCTTCCGGCGGGCCTCGGTCGACCGCTCCGTGAATGCCGTGGTCTTCACCGGTGTTGGCGACAAGGCGTTCTGCACCGGCGGCAATACCAAGGAATACGCAGAGTACTATGCCGGTAACCCCCAAGAGTATCGCCAGTACATGCGGCTGTTCAACGACATGGTCTCCGCCATCCTCGGCTGCGACAAGGCGGTGATCAGCCGGGTGAACGGGATGCGGATCGGCGGCGGCCAGGAAATCGGCATGGCCTGCGACTTCTCCATCGCCCAGGACCTGGCCAACTTCGGTCAGGCCGGTCCCAAGCATGGCTCTGCCGCCATCGGCGGGGCGACCGATTTCCTGCCGCTGATGGTCGGCTGCGAGCAGGCCATGGTGTCCGGTACGCTGTGCGAGCCGTTCTCGGCCCACAAGGCCGCCCGCCTGGGGATCATCTGTGACGTGGTGCCGGCCCTCAAGGTGGGTGGCAAATTCGTCGCCAACCCGACCGTGGTCACCGACCGTTATCTGGACGAGTACGGCCGGGTCGTTCATGGCGAGTTCAAGGCCGGCGCCGCCTTCAAGGAAGGGCAGGGGCAGATCAAGGAAGGGGAGATTGATCTCAGTCTGCTGGACGAGAAGGTTGAGTCGCTCTGCACGAAGCTGCTGGAGACCTTCCCGGAGTGCATGACCAAGAGCCTGGAGGAGCTGCGCAAGCCGAAGCTCCATGCATGGAACCTCAACAAGGAAAACTCCCGCGCCTGGCTGGCCCTCAACATGATGAATGAGGCCCGCACCGGCTTCCGGGCCTTCAACGAGGGGACCAAGGAGACCGGCCGCGAGATCGACTTTGTGAAGTTGCGCCAGGGTCTGGCCAAGGGGACGCCCTGGACCGAGGAGCTGATCGAGAGCCTCATGCCGACGGCGCAGAAGTAA